A genome region from Candidatus Microthrix parvicella Bio17-1 includes the following:
- a CDS encoding PAS domain-containing sensor histidine kinase gives MSDFPESARVLLDAMPDAVLVVDDDGRIVLSNAEAEALFRYEPGSMLGMKVESLVPLGLRQRHEELREHYHHQPLRRSMGTCGQRLTGITSHGSVFPTEINLSPCQYGGATYVVAAVRDISDRVQLDRDHRRVLASLDSLPSLVVVIDPDNLWIGYANDGARRMSGYPVDELTSMTPLTLLPGMSRAEFSALVARARTDGQATAETDLQHSDGRRLPLEIWATFVDGVPGGDAAVCVLFGRDVSDRRQAQDQHRAVLDKLRRVAVSAGISIWTLDREGTVVFAQGAELSHLGRLGDAVGRGIAELFESFPTVVAAFDEALGGVDTSTVVSVGGESRQISFQPVIGDGSEVVEVIGTAVDVGELEASRQAAAWERDRLDATHRSMSQGMLTVSIEGTVLEANPAFCGLVGLSHTEVLNSRRPFSFLSEREGNSEFEATWMILAEVGHVEFSTELVRPDGSRIPVLVTADRIAGHPDQALVLFSDLSIRRRFENDLDTANAVLVAADERERIARDLHDRVIQRIFATGISLQSTQSRTADARIAARLGQAVDELDLVIRELRTSVFELHQTPSGGASGVRRDVLAVIDEATRVLGFRPDVRFEGVIEDLDIEVEVDLLAVVRESLTNVARHAAATAASVAVTVDDESLELVVDDNGVGSKPATASTGHGMSNMAGRAERRGGNLVMSPNGPGAGSTLRWWVPLPSDQPESGR, from the coding sequence TTGAGCGACTTTCCCGAGTCTGCCCGGGTACTGCTGGATGCCATGCCCGATGCGGTGCTGGTGGTTGACGACGATGGCCGGATTGTGCTGTCCAACGCCGAAGCCGAGGCGCTGTTCAGATATGAGCCTGGCTCGATGTTGGGGATGAAGGTGGAGTCATTGGTTCCGCTCGGTCTTCGTCAGCGTCACGAGGAGCTGAGGGAGCACTACCATCACCAGCCGCTGCGGCGATCGATGGGCACATGTGGCCAGCGGCTGACAGGGATCACCAGCCATGGCTCGGTCTTCCCCACCGAGATCAACCTGAGCCCCTGTCAATATGGCGGAGCGACCTACGTGGTTGCCGCCGTGCGCGACATCAGCGATCGGGTGCAACTCGACCGGGACCACCGGCGGGTGCTTGCCAGCCTCGACTCATTGCCCAGCCTGGTGGTGGTCATCGACCCGGACAACCTCTGGATCGGATACGCCAACGATGGCGCCCGGAGGATGTCCGGCTATCCGGTGGACGAGCTCACCTCCATGACGCCGTTGACCCTCCTCCCCGGGATGAGTCGCGCGGAATTTTCGGCGCTGGTGGCGAGGGCTCGAACGGATGGCCAGGCGACGGCCGAGACGGACCTGCAGCACTCGGACGGCCGACGGCTGCCGCTGGAGATCTGGGCCACCTTTGTGGACGGTGTCCCCGGAGGGGACGCAGCGGTTTGTGTGTTGTTTGGCAGGGACGTGTCCGATCGGCGCCAGGCCCAGGATCAGCACCGGGCGGTACTGGACAAGCTCCGGCGTGTGGCGGTGTCCGCCGGCATCTCGATCTGGACGCTCGATCGCGAAGGTACCGTGGTGTTTGCCCAAGGGGCCGAGTTGAGCCACCTCGGGCGTCTTGGCGACGCAGTCGGCCGCGGTATCGCCGAGTTGTTCGAGTCCTTCCCGACGGTGGTGGCGGCATTTGACGAGGCGCTTGGCGGGGTTGATACCTCCACGGTCGTCAGCGTGGGCGGCGAGAGCCGACAAATCAGCTTTCAGCCGGTGATCGGCGATGGATCCGAAGTGGTCGAGGTGATCGGCACGGCGGTCGATGTTGGCGAGCTCGAGGCGTCACGCCAGGCGGCGGCATGGGAGCGGGACCGGCTCGACGCAACCCACCGGTCGATGAGCCAGGGCATGCTGACGGTGAGCATCGAGGGCACGGTGCTGGAGGCCAACCCGGCGTTCTGCGGATTGGTGGGTTTGTCGCATACCGAGGTGCTCAACAGCCGCCGACCGTTTTCGTTCCTGTCCGAGCGCGAGGGCAACAGCGAGTTTGAGGCGACGTGGATGATCCTCGCCGAGGTCGGCCACGTGGAGTTCAGCACCGAGTTGGTCCGCCCGGATGGCTCCAGGATTCCGGTGCTGGTGACAGCCGACCGAATCGCCGGTCACCCGGATCAGGCCCTCGTGTTGTTTTCCGATCTGTCGATTCGTCGCCGCTTTGAGAACGACCTGGACACCGCCAACGCTGTTTTGGTGGCCGCTGATGAACGGGAGCGGATTGCCCGCGACCTGCACGATCGGGTGATCCAACGAATATTCGCCACCGGCATCTCGTTGCAAAGCACGCAAAGCCGCACCGCCGACGCTCGAATCGCAGCCAGGTTGGGGCAGGCGGTGGACGAACTGGATCTGGTGATCCGCGAGCTGCGCACCTCGGTTTTTGAGCTTCACCAAACCCCCTCGGGCGGAGCGTCCGGGGTCCGACGAGATGTTTTGGCGGTGATCGATGAAGCCACCCGTGTGCTGGGGTTTCGGCCTGACGTGCGCTTTGAGGGGGTGATCGAGGACCTGGACATCGAGGTGGAGGTGGACCTCCTGGCGGTGGTCCGGGAATCCCTGACCAACGTCGCACGACACGCAGCGGCCACTGCCGCATCGGTCGCCGTCACGGTGGACGACGAGTCGCTCGAACTGGTCGTTGACGACAACGGGGTCGGCTCGAAGCCGGCCACCGCGTCCACCGGGCATGGCATGAGCAATATGGCGGGGCGGGCGGAGCGGCGCGGCGGCAACCTGGTGATGAGCCCAAACGGTCCCGGCGCCGGGTCGACACTTCGCTGGTGGGTGCCGCTGCCGTCCGACCAACCCGAGAGCGGTCGTTAG
- a CDS encoding universal stress protein: protein MKIVVGMDGSDASIEALRFAADEAETLDADLTAVTVWEMPPLALGYVSAADASGAMDPWLEKAVDATLGEAGEKVTRRVETGSASAALLRVAEDADLLVVGSRGHGALAGVILGSVSNQLANHADCPLTVLPAPRDGSSHDPDGPIVVGVDGSSNATAALHWAADRAVRLGRRLRVVMAWRGEVAGWLAGTDVLDEWPADDDFKAQARDMLTEVVDEARLPDSLEVDLVLGEGAPATVIREACGGASMLVLGARGRGGFMGLLLGSVTAHLLNHLEGPTTVVPSS from the coding sequence ATGAAGATCGTTGTTGGAATGGATGGTTCGGACGCGTCGATCGAGGCGTTGCGATTTGCGGCCGACGAGGCCGAGACGCTCGATGCGGACCTGACGGCCGTCACGGTGTGGGAGATGCCGCCGTTGGCCCTGGGCTATGTGTCGGCCGCGGACGCGAGCGGCGCCATGGACCCGTGGTTGGAAAAAGCGGTTGACGCAACCCTGGGCGAGGCGGGGGAGAAGGTAACCAGGCGGGTCGAGACCGGATCGGCGAGCGCCGCGTTGTTGCGGGTTGCCGAGGACGCCGACCTGTTGGTGGTGGGCTCGCGTGGCCACGGCGCGCTGGCCGGAGTGATCCTGGGCTCGGTCAGTAACCAACTGGCCAACCATGCCGACTGCCCGCTGACCGTGCTGCCTGCGCCACGCGACGGGTCCAGCCATGATCCCGACGGCCCCATCGTGGTGGGGGTTGATGGTTCGTCCAACGCCACCGCCGCCCTCCACTGGGCGGCCGACCGGGCCGTCCGATTGGGGCGGCGGCTTCGGGTGGTGATGGCATGGCGAGGCGAGGTTGCGGGATGGCTGGCAGGCACGGACGTGCTGGATGAATGGCCCGCCGACGATGACTTCAAGGCGCAGGCCCGTGACATGCTGACCGAGGTGGTGGACGAGGCCAGGCTGCCGGATTCCCTTGAGGTCGACCTGGTGCTTGGGGAAGGGGCACCGGCGACGGTGATTCGTGAGGCGTGCGGTGGGGCTTCGATGCTGGTTTTGGGTGCCCGTGGGAGGGGTGGCTTCATGGGGCTGCTGCTGGGCTCGGTGACCGCCCATCTTCTGAACCATCTGGAAGGACCCACCACGGTGGTGCCGTCGTCATGA
- a CDS encoding bifunctional aminoglycoside phosphotransferase/ATP-binding protein, which yields MSGTDQRSGAPGGAETAGGTQAVETHMSWVFMAGDRAFKLLKPVTLPFIDRSETEVRIAAAEREFELNARIAPDVYLGLADVREGGGAEGAALTDRMIVMRRLPADRRLSQLAGTPGFEDQLRSVARTVAAFHAAQAPVFDHEAALAGALGDNWTDNFAVTDALVGAGVPNEDIDRVKELARRYLAGRGPLMQRRAADGFVRDGHGDLIADDVFCLDDGPRIIDCLAFNDEWRIGDVLLDIAFLVMDVHRVAGRADAMALLAWYQEFAAEQHPSSLAHHYVAYRAHVRAKVACLRWQQGDAASASLAREYHDLALHHLECARVRLVLVGGGPGTGKTVLANGLADQLGWAVVRTDDVRRGVVAAQGEVPGAVAPGEGAYGAAGRDAAYQELVRQARLLLNSGESVVLDASWTSEDHRQVVRRLAEETHAELVELECRLDPAVAKERISERRAAGGSNSDATADVVDYLNGLRDPWEAAAGLDTEQAQEVVLQQALTVVHGLVRTR from the coding sequence ATGAGCGGCACCGATCAGCGGAGCGGAGCGCCAGGCGGAGCGGAGACCGCCGGTGGCACCCAGGCCGTCGAGACACACATGTCGTGGGTGTTCATGGCCGGCGACCGTGCATTCAAGCTGCTCAAGCCGGTCACCCTGCCGTTTATCGACCGATCTGAGACCGAGGTGCGAATCGCCGCCGCCGAGCGTGAGTTTGAACTCAATGCCCGCATCGCCCCTGACGTGTATCTGGGTTTGGCAGACGTCCGCGAGGGGGGCGGAGCGGAGGGTGCAGCGTTGACCGACCGGATGATCGTGATGCGTCGTCTGCCCGCCGACCGTCGGCTGTCGCAGTTGGCCGGTACCCCGGGCTTCGAGGATCAGCTTCGCTCCGTTGCACGAACGGTGGCAGCGTTCCACGCGGCGCAGGCGCCGGTGTTTGACCACGAGGCGGCGCTGGCCGGCGCGCTGGGCGACAACTGGACCGACAACTTTGCTGTCACCGATGCGCTGGTCGGAGCCGGAGTGCCCAACGAGGACATCGACCGGGTCAAGGAGTTGGCCCGGCGATACCTGGCCGGCCGAGGTCCGCTGATGCAGCGACGTGCCGCCGACGGATTCGTGCGGGACGGGCACGGCGACCTGATCGCAGATGACGTCTTCTGCCTCGATGATGGTCCCCGCATTATTGACTGTCTGGCGTTCAACGACGAGTGGCGCATCGGCGACGTGCTCCTGGACATCGCCTTCCTCGTGATGGACGTGCACCGTGTGGCCGGACGGGCGGACGCCATGGCCCTGCTCGCCTGGTATCAGGAGTTCGCCGCGGAACAACACCCCTCATCGCTCGCGCACCACTACGTGGCCTACCGGGCTCATGTTCGGGCGAAGGTGGCCTGTCTGCGTTGGCAGCAGGGCGACGCGGCGAGCGCCTCGCTGGCACGCGAGTACCACGACCTGGCACTCCACCACCTGGAGTGCGCACGGGTGCGTTTGGTGCTGGTTGGTGGTGGGCCCGGCACCGGTAAAACCGTGTTGGCCAACGGACTGGCCGATCAGCTTGGATGGGCGGTGGTGCGGACCGACGACGTGCGTCGCGGGGTTGTCGCAGCGCAGGGTGAGGTGCCGGGTGCCGTGGCGCCGGGCGAGGGGGCCTACGGCGCTGCGGGCAGGGATGCGGCGTACCAGGAACTGGTTCGCCAGGCGAGGCTGCTGCTGAACTCGGGTGAAAGCGTGGTGCTGGATGCCTCGTGGACCAGCGAGGACCATCGGCAGGTCGTGCGCAGGCTGGCGGAGGAGACACACGCCGAACTTGTTGAGCTCGAGTGCCGGCTGGACCCCGCCGTGGCCAAGGAACGCATTTCCGAGCGTCGCGCAGCCGGGGGCAGCAACTCTGATGCCACCGCCGACGTCGTGGACTACCTGAACGGCCTCAGAGACCCGTGGGAAGCGGCGGCCGGCCTGGATACCGAGCAGGCACAGGAGGTGGTGCTCCAACAAGCGTTGACGGTAGTTCACGGCCTGGTTCGGACGCGCTGA
- a CDS encoding ABC1 kinase family protein, translating to MARPAQPPAASPTQPPATSPGTAPDTDRFAFTDAAPWVVDRDHLDWDVGLGVIRAALAREVPRLTAPKRIPPLGRLARVSGRLAWAVAPWLLRERRLSDSTRRIDGLSRRLREAAEDLGPTYIKLGQIISSGAGIFPDELVAQFSLLRDKVPAESFEVVREVVESDLGRPLEDVFATFDRKPLAAASIAQVHVATLHTGEEVVVKVQRPTIRTQVYRDLEVMAWLAPFLIGRIPVSALANPPALVELFTETITEELDFRLEAENMLDVAEAFAQLDQRGFVVARPHPTLVTRRVLVMERLSGYGWEDIDGMIAAGISGHDVVRTGMVGFTEGAMVQGIFHGDLHGGNLFVLEDGRIALLDFGITARMTEKERLAFLRMMITGATGDIRGQLAAFRDLGALPDDVDLDWVMSELRLDGDVIDPTQLSQDEMMAELQRITKALLGMGARLPKILMLYVKNLVFLDGAIATLAPDLDIMAEIMNLWMSMAGRHGEVLAAQLGIAADDMIGVDETSVRAAFGITEQDASPLTHEELRRRRDLIRARMRKR from the coding sequence ATGGCTCGCCCCGCCCAACCGCCCGCAGCATCGCCCACCCAACCACCCGCAACCTCGCCGGGTACCGCCCCGGACACCGACCGGTTCGCCTTCACCGACGCCGCCCCATGGGTGGTGGATCGAGACCACTTGGACTGGGACGTCGGGCTCGGGGTCATTCGAGCCGCACTGGCCCGTGAGGTACCGCGGCTGACCGCACCCAAGCGCATCCCGCCGCTTGGCCGCCTGGCCCGGGTATCGGGCCGTCTGGCGTGGGCGGTGGCGCCATGGCTGTTGCGGGAGCGCCGTTTGTCGGACTCAACCCGACGTATCGATGGCCTGTCCCGCCGCCTACGCGAGGCGGCCGAGGACCTGGGACCCACCTACATCAAGCTGGGTCAGATCATCAGCTCGGGTGCCGGCATCTTCCCCGACGAATTGGTGGCGCAGTTCTCCCTGCTCCGGGACAAGGTGCCTGCCGAGAGCTTCGAGGTGGTGCGCGAGGTGGTCGAATCCGACCTGGGCCGACCGCTGGAGGATGTGTTCGCCACGTTCGACCGAAAGCCACTTGCCGCTGCCTCGATCGCCCAGGTGCACGTTGCCACGCTGCACACCGGCGAGGAGGTGGTGGTCAAAGTGCAGCGACCGACCATCCGCACCCAGGTCTATCGAGACCTCGAGGTGATGGCCTGGCTGGCGCCGTTTCTCATCGGTCGCATCCCGGTCTCGGCGTTGGCCAATCCGCCCGCGCTCGTCGAGCTGTTTACCGAAACGATCACCGAGGAGCTCGACTTTCGCCTCGAGGCCGAGAACATGCTGGACGTCGCCGAGGCGTTCGCTCAGCTGGACCAGCGCGGCTTCGTCGTGGCCCGCCCCCACCCCACGCTGGTGACCCGGCGGGTGCTGGTGATGGAACGCCTGTCCGGCTACGGCTGGGAGGACATCGACGGCATGATCGCCGCCGGGATCAGTGGCCACGATGTGGTGCGCACCGGCATGGTCGGCTTCACCGAGGGCGCCATGGTGCAGGGCATCTTCCACGGCGATCTGCATGGCGGCAACCTGTTTGTGCTCGAGGACGGGCGCATCGCATTGTTGGACTTCGGCATCACCGCCCGCATGACCGAGAAGGAGCGCCTGGCGTTCCTTCGCATGATGATCACCGGGGCAACGGGCGACATCAGAGGCCAGTTGGCTGCGTTCCGCGACCTGGGAGCGTTGCCCGACGACGTCGATCTCGACTGGGTGATGTCCGAGCTCCGCCTGGACGGCGATGTGATCGACCCCACTCAGCTCAGCCAGGACGAAATGATGGCCGAGCTGCAGCGGATCACCAAGGCGCTCCTGGGCATGGGCGCCCGGCTACCGAAGATCCTCATGCTCTATGTGAAGAACCTGGTGTTTCTCGACGGTGCCATCGCCACCTTGGCGCCCGATCTGGACATCATGGCCGAGATCATGAACCTGTGGATGTCGATGGCCGGCCGTCACGGCGAAGTATTGGCCGCCCAGTTGGGTATCGCCGCCGACGACATGATCGGGGTGGACGAAACCTCCGTTCGAGCCGCTTTCGGTATCACCGAGCAGGACGCCAGCCCGCTGACCCACGAGGAGTTACGACGCCGCAGGGACCTGATCCGCGCCCGCATGCGCAAGCGGTAG
- a CDS encoding universal stress protein, which yields MSRVVVGVDASSMPTAALREALSEAHLRGSVLKVVSVWSYPPLSAEERLLTTASAVEAETIERVGETVDRLRHEGHNSELTIKVDVRQGAPGKVLIDLAVGCELLVVGRRDRSRLRHLVLGSVADQCVRHSPVPVMVVPSDWERPDRSGDVTLAVGMDFSDSANEALRWTLGEAERRNAAVRVVHSWEEPMLVGGDLMMAMPPSAALEHDAEERMDRFMSALDVPDGVSVTGSVRRGPPAQVLLEAAEDADMVVVGSRGLGGFAGLLLGSVARRVTHLAPCPVVVVPSEKQRR from the coding sequence ATGAGCCGCGTCGTTGTTGGGGTTGACGCCTCATCGATGCCGACGGCGGCGCTGCGCGAGGCGCTGAGCGAGGCACACCTGCGCGGTTCGGTGTTGAAGGTCGTCTCGGTCTGGTCCTATCCGCCGCTGTCCGCCGAGGAGCGCCTGTTGACCACGGCGTCGGCCGTGGAGGCCGAAACGATCGAGCGGGTGGGGGAGACGGTTGATCGGCTTCGACACGAGGGGCACAACTCCGAGTTGACCATCAAGGTGGACGTGCGGCAGGGAGCGCCAGGCAAGGTGCTGATCGACCTGGCCGTCGGGTGCGAACTGCTGGTGGTGGGACGGCGCGACCGGTCACGGCTTCGGCACCTGGTCCTCGGATCGGTGGCCGACCAGTGCGTGCGCCACTCGCCCGTGCCGGTCATGGTGGTGCCGTCGGACTGGGAGCGCCCGGATCGCTCCGGCGACGTGACGTTGGCCGTCGGTATGGACTTTTCGGATTCGGCGAACGAGGCGTTGCGGTGGACGCTCGGCGAGGCCGAGCGGCGCAACGCTGCGGTGCGGGTGGTGCACTCCTGGGAGGAGCCGATGCTCGTCGGCGGCGATCTGATGATGGCCATGCCACCTTCGGCCGCGCTGGAACACGACGCAGAGGAGCGCATGGACAGGTTCATGTCGGCCCTCGACGTTCCGGATGGAGTTTCGGTGACCGGTTCGGTGCGACGTGGACCACCGGCTCAGGTTCTGCTGGAGGCGGCCGAGGACGCAGACATGGTGGTGGTGGGCAGCCGTGGCCTGGGCGGGTTTGCCGGACTGTTGTTGGGATCGGTGGCCCGCCGGGTGACGCATCTGGCACCGTGCCCGGTCGTCGTCGTTCCATCTGAAAAACAACGAAGGTAG
- the ppsA gene encoding phosphoenolpyruvate synthase: MQSTETGWIIPLEQLTIDDVGIAGGKNASLGEMIRHLGAAGVRVPGGFAVTSAAYWHVVDDQGLRPAISAVGAGMSDHPESLRSIGSTVRAAFRAARVSEALERDIRAAYDDLCSRIGELDVPVAVRSSATAEDLPEASFAGQQESFLNVRGADAVVAAYHRCVVSLFGDRAIAYRTKNGFDHLDVALSVGIQQMVRSDTGSAGVIFTIDPESGFPHHVLIDAAWGLGEAVVSGVVDSDRYRVFKAFLDDQSLTPIVERSLGRKRLKIINNDGVGGHDDQAGPTATVDTTEDERNRLVLDDPDLLALARWAVIIEDHYGRPMDIEWAKDGVTGDLFIVQARPETVEARRSGATLTTYDVSGHGPVLLKGLSVGAGAATGVVCRLDSPDEGDRFSDGAILVADTTDPDWVPVMQRAAAVVTNRGGRTSHAAIVSRELGVPAVVGAVDATTTLVEGQRVTVSCAGGDVGIVFDGSATIDTRELSLDDVPPTRTKVMVNLANPQAALKWWRLPTAGIGLARMEFIIGEHIGAHPMALAHPDRITDPEVRQAIEELAGHHSSPAEYFVDRLSSGIAALAATWADRPMIVRMSDFKTNEYAGLLGGEQFEPTEANPMLGWRGASRYDHPGYRDGFALECQAVARVRNEIGFDNVIVMIPFCRTPDEADRVLRVMAEEGLARGANGLKVYVMAEIPSNVIRATEFAERFDGFSIGSNDLTQLTLGVDRDSAELATQFGADDPAVLSLIRQLIEAAHAAGKPVGFCGQAPSNDPEYARLLVEAGIDSVSVTPDAFFAVSNRIADAEALLAPKGPAALA; the protein is encoded by the coding sequence ATGCAGAGCACCGAGACCGGGTGGATCATCCCACTTGAGCAATTGACCATCGACGATGTGGGCATCGCCGGCGGCAAGAACGCCTCGCTGGGGGAGATGATTCGCCACCTCGGGGCCGCAGGCGTGCGGGTGCCGGGCGGGTTTGCGGTCACGTCCGCCGCCTACTGGCACGTTGTCGACGACCAGGGGCTGCGACCGGCCATCTCAGCGGTCGGTGCCGGGATGTCCGATCATCCCGAGTCGCTCAGGTCGATCGGCTCCACCGTACGTGCCGCATTTCGAGCCGCCCGCGTGAGCGAGGCACTCGAGCGCGACATTCGGGCCGCCTATGACGATCTGTGTAGCCGGATCGGCGAACTCGACGTGCCGGTCGCCGTCCGTTCTTCGGCCACGGCGGAGGACCTGCCCGAGGCCAGCTTCGCCGGGCAGCAGGAGAGCTTCCTCAACGTGCGCGGCGCCGATGCGGTGGTCGCGGCGTACCACCGCTGCGTCGTCTCGCTGTTCGGCGACAGGGCGATCGCCTACCGGACCAAGAACGGCTTCGATCACCTGGACGTCGCACTGTCGGTCGGCATCCAGCAGATGGTCCGGTCCGACACCGGTTCGGCCGGGGTGATCTTCACCATCGACCCGGAGAGCGGCTTTCCCCACCACGTGCTGATCGACGCCGCATGGGGGCTGGGCGAGGCCGTCGTGTCGGGCGTGGTCGACTCCGACCGCTATCGGGTGTTCAAGGCGTTCCTCGACGACCAGTCGTTGACCCCCATCGTCGAGCGGTCGCTCGGGCGCAAGCGTCTCAAGATCATCAATAACGACGGAGTCGGCGGCCACGACGACCAGGCCGGTCCCACGGCGACGGTCGACACCACCGAGGACGAGCGAAATCGGTTGGTGCTCGACGACCCCGACCTGTTGGCCCTGGCACGGTGGGCGGTCATCATCGAGGACCACTACGGGCGTCCGATGGACATCGAGTGGGCGAAGGACGGCGTGACCGGCGATCTGTTCATCGTGCAGGCCCGGCCCGAGACGGTGGAGGCCCGCCGCAGCGGTGCCACCCTGACGACGTACGACGTCTCCGGTCACGGGCCGGTGCTGCTCAAGGGCCTGTCGGTCGGCGCCGGCGCCGCCACGGGGGTCGTGTGTCGACTCGACTCGCCCGACGAGGGCGACCGATTTTCCGATGGGGCGATCTTGGTGGCCGACACCACCGACCCCGACTGGGTGCCGGTGATGCAGCGGGCGGCCGCCGTGGTCACCAACCGTGGTGGACGAACCTCTCATGCGGCGATCGTCAGCCGCGAGCTGGGTGTGCCCGCGGTCGTCGGCGCCGTCGATGCGACCACCACGCTGGTCGAGGGCCAACGGGTCACCGTGTCGTGCGCCGGTGGTGACGTCGGGATCGTCTTCGACGGGTCCGCAACCATCGACACGCGTGAGCTGTCGCTCGACGACGTGCCTCCCACCCGAACCAAGGTCATGGTCAACCTGGCCAATCCACAGGCGGCGTTGAAGTGGTGGCGGCTCCCGACCGCCGGCATCGGGCTGGCCCGCATGGAGTTCATCATCGGCGAGCACATCGGGGCCCATCCCATGGCCCTGGCCCACCCCGACCGCATCACCGATCCCGAGGTCCGGCAGGCGATCGAGGAGCTCGCCGGGCACCACTCGAGCCCGGCGGAGTACTTCGTCGACAGGTTGTCGTCCGGCATCGCCGCACTGGCGGCCACCTGGGCCGACCGCCCGATGATCGTGCGCATGAGCGACTTCAAGACCAACGAGTACGCCGGGCTGTTGGGCGGCGAGCAGTTCGAGCCCACCGAGGCCAACCCGATGCTGGGGTGGCGGGGCGCGTCCCGCTACGACCACCCCGGCTATCGCGACGGATTCGCTCTGGAGTGTCAGGCGGTCGCGCGGGTGCGCAACGAGATCGGCTTCGACAACGTGATCGTCATGATCCCGTTCTGCCGCACCCCCGACGAGGCTGATCGGGTCCTCCGGGTGATGGCGGAGGAGGGTCTGGCCCGCGGCGCCAACGGGCTCAAGGTCTACGTGATGGCGGAGATCCCCTCGAACGTGATCAGAGCCACCGAATTTGCCGAGCGGTTCGACGGGTTTTCCATTGGCTCCAACGACCTCACACAACTCACGTTGGGAGTCGATCGCGACTCGGCCGAACTTGCCACGCAGTTCGGGGCGGACGATCCGGCCGTGCTCAGCCTCATTCGACAGCTGATCGAGGCTGCCCACGCCGCCGGCAAACCGGTTGGGTTCTGTGGCCAGGCTCCGAGCAACGACCCCGAGTACGCACGGCTTCTGGTGGAAGCCGGCATCGATTCAGTGTCGGTCACGCCCGACGCCTTCTTCGCTGTCAGCAACCGGATTGCAGACGCCGAAGCGTTACTGGCCCCCAAGGGGCCCGCAGCGTTGGCCTAA
- a CDS encoding response regulator transcription factor: MTGAGRIRIFLVDDHEVVRRGLIDLFDGTGDLEVVGEAGTLASALALVEVLSFDVAVLDVRLPDGSGIELCREIRSGRPAVRCLMLSSFADDEALVDASMAGAHGYISKQIRGDEITHAIRQVANGNSLLDPGAVRRALERVRRQSGRQNAVDLLSPQEQRIFELIGEGMSNRQIADVMYLAEKTVKNYVSNVLMKLGMERRTEAAALAARLDERQKRI, translated from the coding sequence ATGACCGGCGCTGGGCGAATCAGGATCTTTCTGGTGGACGACCATGAGGTGGTTCGGCGCGGGTTGATCGACCTGTTCGACGGCACCGGCGATCTCGAGGTGGTCGGTGAGGCGGGCACACTCGCCTCCGCCCTGGCACTCGTGGAGGTGCTCAGCTTTGACGTCGCCGTGTTGGACGTTCGCCTCCCGGACGGCTCGGGCATCGAGTTGTGCCGGGAGATCAGGTCTGGCCGGCCGGCGGTCCGCTGTCTGATGCTGTCGTCATTCGCAGACGACGAGGCGCTGGTGGACGCATCGATGGCCGGCGCCCACGGGTATATCTCGAAGCAGATTCGCGGCGATGAGATCACCCACGCCATCCGCCAGGTGGCCAATGGCAACTCACTGTTGGATCCCGGTGCGGTCCGGCGGGCGCTCGAGCGCGTGCGACGCCAGTCCGGTCGGCAGAACGCAGTCGACCTGCTCAGCCCTCAGGAGCAGCGCATTTTCGAGCTGATCGGCGAGGGCATGTCCAATCGCCAGATCGCCGATGTGATGTACCTGGCAGAGAAAACGGTCAAGAACTACGTCTCCAACGTGCTGATGAAGTTGGGCATGGAACGACGAACCGAGGCGGCCGCACTGGCCGCCCGCCTCGACGAGCGGCAGAAACGAATCTGA
- a CDS encoding 3'(2'),5'-bisphosphate nucleotidase CysQ — MAHLDDHRLAHQLATDAGSMLVELRAKLASEGAPPSVLKAQGDRAAHVLLVRALAEARPDDAVLSEEGRDHLGRLSADRVWIVDPLDGTREFSQVPRSDWAVHVALVEDGEPTAGAVALPALGVTYSTAEPPVILDAPNAPPRLAVSRSRPLLEAMALAEALDAELVPMGSAGAKAMAVATGLVDCYPHAGGQYEWDSCAPVAVARAAGLWCSRLNGSPLRYNRPDPWLPDILICHPGVHERVAATLAQLGWSS; from the coding sequence ATGGCCCACTTGGATGACCATCGACTGGCCCACCAGCTGGCCACGGACGCCGGCTCGATGCTGGTGGAACTTCGGGCGAAACTCGCTTCCGAGGGTGCCCCGCCGAGCGTGCTGAAGGCGCAGGGCGACCGGGCGGCGCACGTGCTGCTCGTGAGGGCATTGGCCGAGGCCCGCCCCGACGACGCCGTGCTGTCCGAGGAGGGCCGCGATCACCTGGGGCGGCTGAGCGCAGACCGGGTGTGGATCGTCGACCCGCTCGACGGAACCCGGGAGTTTTCCCAGGTGCCCCGCAGCGACTGGGCGGTGCACGTGGCACTGGTGGAGGACGGCGAGCCAACCGCCGGGGCCGTCGCGCTCCCGGCATTGGGTGTCACGTATTCCACGGCGGAACCGCCCGTGATACTCGATGCGCCCAACGCTCCACCCCGGCTGGCGGTCTCACGCAGCCGCCCACTGTTGGAGGCGATGGCGTTGGCCGAAGCCTTGGATGCCGAACTGGTGCCCATGGGGTCGGCGGGTGCGAAGGCCATGGCGGTGGCCACCGGACTGGTGGACTGCTACCCCCATGCCGGAGGGCAATACGAGTGGGACAGTTGCGCACCGGTGGCGGTGGCCCGCGCCGCCGGGCTGTGGTGCTCCCGGCTGAACGGGTCGCCGCTGCGCTACAACCGCCCGGACCCCTGGCTGCCGGACATCTTGATCTGCCACCCGGGCGTGCACGAGCGCGTCGCGGCCACCTTGGCCCAACTGGGCTGGAGTTCCTGA